In Rheinheimera sp. MM224, one DNA window encodes the following:
- a CDS encoding alpha/beta fold hydrolase, translating into MQTTVLMLHSSLSSGRQWQGLKLALKADYQVLNPDLLGYGSNTGSYPRPMQLADEVSQLWPLLEGKPAGSVILMGHSFGGAVALHMARIRPELFKALVLFEPVAFHLFNASEPALYQQVQQLSQQMLNVNPKDAAELFIDYWQGDGYFSHLPDVMQQKLTTQVGKVAADFEALSGEPATLADYATAIHCPVLLLSGEQSQLSAQCLATMLAGALPCVEFQTVKTGHMGPVTDAELVNSVLLEFIQRLQANE; encoded by the coding sequence ATGCAAACTACGGTTCTGATGCTGCACAGTTCGCTTTCCAGTGGACGCCAATGGCAGGGCTTGAAGCTGGCTCTGAAAGCCGATTATCAGGTGCTGAATCCTGATCTGTTGGGTTATGGCAGTAATACAGGCAGTTACCCCAGACCTATGCAACTTGCTGATGAGGTCAGCCAGTTGTGGCCTTTGCTCGAAGGAAAACCTGCAGGTTCTGTGATTTTGATGGGCCACTCCTTTGGTGGTGCAGTCGCTTTGCATATGGCACGCATAAGGCCAGAATTATTTAAAGCCTTAGTATTGTTTGAACCTGTGGCTTTTCATTTGTTTAATGCCTCTGAACCTGCTCTGTATCAGCAGGTGCAGCAGTTAAGCCAGCAGATGCTGAATGTAAACCCAAAAGACGCAGCAGAGCTTTTTATTGATTATTGGCAAGGTGATGGGTACTTCAGTCATTTGCCGGATGTCATGCAACAAAAACTCACAACGCAAGTGGGGAAAGTGGCTGCTGATTTTGAAGCTTTAAGTGGAGAGCCCGCAACACTTGCCGATTACGCCACAGCTATCCACTGTCCTGTATTGCTGTTAAGTGGCGAGCAAAGCCAGTTATCAGCGCAATGTTTGGCGACAATGCTGGCTGGTGCTTTGCCTTGCGTCGAGTTCCAAACAGTAAAAACGGGCCACATGGGGCCCGTTACAGATGCAGAACTGGTGAATTCGGTTCTGCTTGAGTTTATTCAGCGTCTTCAGGCTAATGAGTAA
- a CDS encoding diguanylate cyclase gives MSQNNVDVSEIHWLMDMFQTVDVGLVVLSADYRIQVWNGFMENHSGLTPRQVRDRYLFDLFSEIDEDWLRRKCDPVILLKNRAFTIWEQRPYIFKFRNYRPITGSAEYMYQNSTIFPLTDTMGRVTHLCLIIYDVTDVAVSRIELESMNGQLRTLSKTDFLTSLNNRGFWEEALINEYKRIKRSGHHSTLLMCDIDHFKRVNDTFGHAAGDAVIQHVAAAVKKNLRSTDVAGRYGGEEFAVLLLDTTVEQAMFFAERLRKNVEAMAVEYNQQILRVTVSIGVAEYREDMGEYRDWLEAADKALYQSKAAGRNCITKAE, from the coding sequence ATGTCACAAAACAACGTAGATGTATCCGAAATCCACTGGTTGATGGACATGTTCCAGACGGTTGACGTTGGTCTGGTGGTGTTATCTGCTGATTACCGCATTCAGGTGTGGAACGGCTTTATGGAGAACCATAGCGGTCTGACGCCTCGTCAGGTGCGTGACAGATACCTGTTTGATTTATTTTCCGAAATTGATGAAGACTGGTTGCGACGCAAATGCGATCCGGTGATTTTATTGAAAAACCGTGCTTTTACCATCTGGGAGCAGAGGCCCTATATTTTCAAATTCCGTAACTACCGGCCTATTACTGGTTCTGCTGAATATATGTATCAAAACAGCACCATATTCCCGCTAACCGATACTATGGGCAGAGTGACCCACCTTTGTCTGATTATTTATGATGTGACTGATGTTGCTGTCAGTCGCATAGAATTGGAGTCGATGAATGGGCAATTACGTACTTTGTCCAAAACAGATTTCCTGACCAGTTTAAATAACAGAGGCTTCTGGGAAGAAGCGCTGATCAATGAATACAAACGCATAAAACGCAGCGGCCATCACAGCACTTTACTGATGTGCGACATTGACCACTTTAAGCGGGTGAACGATACCTTTGGTCATGCCGCTGGTGATGCGGTGATCCAACATGTGGCAGCTGCTGTGAAAAAAAATCTGCGTAGCACTGATGTGGCTGGTCGTTATGGTGGCGAAGAGTTTGCCGTATTGCTGCTCGATACCACTGTTGAGCAGGCGATGTTTTTTGCTGAACGTCTGCGCAAAAATGTTGAAGCGATGGCGGTGGAATATAATCAGCAAATATTGAGGGTGACCGTCAGTATAGGCGTGGCAGAATACCGCGAAGACATGGGCGAGTATCGTGATTGGCTGGAAGCCGCGGATAAAGCTTTGTATCAGTCCAAAGCCGCTGGCCGCAACTGTATTACCAAAGCTGAATAA
- a CDS encoding response regulator: MVAAVLICDDSNLARKQMARALPAEWQQNIQFAGHGGEALDILQRQPIDLLFLDLNMPILDGYQVLAAIQQQQLSVKTIVVSGDIQPEARERVLSYGALDFIKKPVDQQKLNHVLGLVEQKTIQQQEQAKTEPKVAAVKNTGSFVLSNDLRDVFQELSNVAMGQAGDLLARLLKVFVKLPIPNVNVIEVSELHMAIASVEQKENTSAVCQGFIGGGVAGEALLILNDSSFVDIARLMQYNGELTTKVELELLMDIANILIGAVLKGLAEQIDMTFSQGHPVVLGQHAPVSELIKANARRWRRTLAIEISYGIENYNISCDLLLLFTEDSIKTLNYKVEFLLED; this comes from the coding sequence ATGGTAGCAGCAGTTTTGATATGTGACGATTCCAACCTTGCACGTAAACAAATGGCAAGAGCTTTACCAGCAGAGTGGCAGCAAAATATCCAGTTTGCTGGTCATGGCGGTGAGGCTTTGGACATTTTGCAGCGCCAGCCAATCGACTTACTTTTCCTTGATTTAAATATGCCGATACTGGATGGTTATCAGGTGCTTGCTGCTATTCAGCAACAACAGCTTTCGGTCAAAACTATAGTAGTATCTGGTGATATTCAGCCTGAAGCCCGCGAGCGGGTTTTATCTTATGGCGCTTTAGACTTTATAAAAAAACCTGTCGACCAACAAAAGCTAAATCATGTACTGGGTTTGGTTGAACAAAAAACTATTCAGCAGCAAGAACAAGCCAAAACCGAGCCCAAAGTCGCAGCAGTAAAAAATACCGGATCTTTTGTATTATCCAACGATTTACGTGATGTATTTCAGGAGCTGAGTAATGTAGCTATGGGCCAGGCTGGTGATTTATTAGCGCGCCTGCTGAAGGTCTTTGTCAAACTGCCTATTCCTAATGTAAACGTCATTGAAGTCAGTGAACTGCATATGGCTATCGCTTCTGTGGAACAGAAGGAAAACACCTCGGCTGTTTGCCAGGGTTTTATTGGTGGTGGTGTTGCCGGTGAAGCTTTGTTGATACTCAATGACTCCAGTTTTGTTGATATAGCGAGGCTGATGCAATACAACGGCGAGCTGACCACTAAGGTAGAGCTGGAGCTATTAATGGACATCGCCAATATTCTGATTGGTGCTGTATTAAAAGGACTAGCCGAACAAATTGATATGACCTTTAGTCAGGGCCACCCTGTGGTATTAGGGCAGCATGCCCCTGTCAGTGAACTGATTAAAGCCAATGCCAGACGCTGGCGTCGTACTTTAGCGATAGAAATCAGCTATGGTATTGAAAACTATAATATCAGCTGCGATTTATTACTGTTATTTACCGAAGACAGTATTAAAACGCTGAATTATAAAGTCGAATTCCTTCTGGAAGATTAA
- the htpG gene encoding molecular chaperone HtpG: MTETVQKQKHGFQAEVKQLLQLMIHSLYSNKEIFLRELVSNASDAADKLRFLALSDSSLYDNDGELRVRISLDDAAKTITISDNGIGMTQDEVISHLGTIAKSGTKEFFGQLSGDQSKDSQLIGQFGVGFYSAFIVADKVTVKTRKAGAPADSAVEWESTGEGEYTIEPIVKPSRGTEIILHLRDEETEFLNQWKVESIVTKYSDHISIPVEMYQEGTPEQDGEEGEKIPATAGFWKAVNKATALWMRDKSEVTENEYQEFYKHISHDWSEPLSWTHNKVEGNTNYTSLLFVPKKAPFDMWNREARHGLKLYVQRVFIMDDAEQFMPSYLRFIKGVLDSSDLPLNVSREILQDTKVTQSLRKGCTSRVLKMLEKMAKAEDQSEYQTFWNEFGQVMKEGPAEDAGNKDSIAKLLRFASTHNDNADQTVSLEAYASRMKEGQDEIYFIVADSFEAAKHSPHLEVLRKKGIEVLLLSDRVDEWLMQHLTDFEGKKLRSIAKGGLDISKLDDEETKKAQEETEKQFAAVTQRFKTALGDQVKAVKTSHRLTDSPACIVTDEFDMSTQMMKLMESVGQKVPDVKPIFELNPDHALVKHIADVQDEIQFKQWAEVLFDQALLAERGSLKNPATFVSRLNALLLDLSKKA; encoded by the coding sequence ATGACTGAAACAGTACAAAAACAAAAGCACGGCTTTCAGGCCGAGGTCAAACAACTTCTGCAGCTGATGATCCATTCGCTGTATTCCAATAAAGAAATTTTCCTGCGCGAGCTGGTATCCAACGCCTCAGACGCGGCTGATAAACTGCGCTTTTTAGCTTTGTCAGACAGCAGCCTGTATGACAATGACGGCGAGTTACGAGTTCGTATCAGTCTGGATGACGCAGCGAAGACCATTACTATCAGCGACAACGGTATTGGTATGACGCAAGATGAAGTGATTAGCCATTTAGGCACTATCGCTAAATCCGGCACTAAAGAATTTTTCGGTCAGCTCTCAGGCGATCAAAGCAAAGACTCTCAACTGATTGGTCAGTTTGGTGTAGGTTTCTATTCTGCTTTTATCGTCGCAGACAAAGTGACAGTCAAAACCCGTAAAGCCGGTGCGCCAGCTGATTCTGCTGTTGAGTGGGAATCGACAGGCGAGGGTGAATACACTATCGAGCCTATCGTTAAACCAAGCCGTGGTACAGAAATCATTCTGCATTTACGCGATGAAGAAACTGAGTTTTTAAACCAGTGGAAAGTCGAGTCTATTGTCACTAAGTACTCTGACCATATCAGCATTCCGGTTGAAATGTATCAGGAAGGTACACCAGAGCAAGACGGCGAAGAGGGCGAAAAAATCCCTGCCACTGCAGGGTTCTGGAAAGCAGTCAACAAAGCTACAGCGCTTTGGATGCGAGATAAATCTGAAGTGACTGAAAATGAATATCAGGAATTCTACAAGCATATTTCGCACGACTGGAGTGAGCCATTAAGCTGGACTCACAACAAAGTAGAAGGCAATACCAACTACACCAGTTTATTGTTTGTGCCGAAAAAAGCACCTTTTGATATGTGGAACCGTGAAGCCCGTCATGGCTTAAAATTGTATGTGCAGCGTGTATTTATTATGGATGACGCTGAACAGTTTATGCCAAGTTACCTGCGTTTTATTAAAGGTGTGTTGGATTCCAGCGATTTACCACTGAACGTATCCCGTGAAATTCTGCAGGATACCAAGGTGACGCAAAGTTTACGCAAAGGCTGTACCTCTCGCGTCTTAAAAATGCTGGAAAAAATGGCCAAAGCTGAAGATCAAAGCGAGTACCAGACGTTCTGGAACGAGTTTGGTCAGGTGATGAAAGAAGGTCCGGCCGAAGATGCAGGCAATAAAGACAGCATAGCTAAGCTGCTGCGTTTTGCTTCGACTCATAACGACAATGCCGATCAGACGGTCAGCTTAGAGGCTTATGCCAGCCGGATGAAAGAAGGTCAGGACGAAATTTATTTTATCGTTGCTGATAGCTTCGAAGCCGCTAAACATAGTCCACATTTAGAAGTATTGCGTAAGAAAGGCATCGAAGTGCTGTTGTTATCCGATCGTGTTGACGAGTGGTTAATGCAGCACCTGACTGATTTTGAAGGCAAAAAGCTGCGTTCTATAGCCAAAGGTGGCCTGGATATCAGCAAGCTGGATGACGAAGAAACCAAAAAAGCTCAGGAAGAAACAGAAAAGCAATTTGCTGCTGTGACACAACGCTTTAAAACAGCTTTAGGTGATCAGGTCAAAGCCGTGAAAACCAGTCATCGCTTAACAGACAGCCCAGCTTGTATTGTCACTGACGAGTTTGATATGAGCACGCAGATGATGAAGCTGATGGAATCTGTTGGCCAGAAAGTGCCGGACGTGAAACCTATTTTTGAACTGAACCCGGATCATGCATTGGTGAAACATATTGCCGATGTGCAGGACGAAATTCAGTTTAAACAATGGGCTGAAGTACTGTTTGATCAGGCCTTATTAGCCGAGCGTGGCAGCCTGAAAAATCCTGCGACTTTTGTCAGCCGCTTAAACGCACTGCTGCTGGATTTATCGAAAAAAGCTTAA
- a CDS encoding sigma-70 family RNA polymerase sigma factor, translating into MKWWSTDKAAEKKQTPEKEQRQHSYMQLVRLYHADLYRYSCWICRSADVAEDLVQDTYLRAWKSIDLLQNEASAKAWLFTILRNENARRFERKQFQYQEVEQELLLDEHQVSPEQLYSQQQLLKQIESLEPEYSEPLILQIIGGFSGDEIAQLLSLNLNTVNTRLFRARKQLRDLLNQESVREQKNG; encoded by the coding sequence GTGAAGTGGTGGTCAACTGATAAAGCGGCTGAAAAAAAGCAGACGCCGGAGAAAGAGCAGCGCCAGCACAGTTATATGCAACTGGTGCGTTTATATCATGCGGATTTATACCGCTACAGCTGCTGGATTTGCCGTAGTGCTGATGTTGCTGAAGACTTGGTGCAAGACACTTATTTACGAGCCTGGAAAAGTATTGATTTGCTGCAAAACGAAGCGTCGGCCAAAGCCTGGTTATTTACTATTTTACGTAATGAAAATGCCCGACGTTTTGAACGTAAACAGTTTCAATATCAGGAAGTAGAGCAGGAATTGCTGCTGGACGAACATCAGGTGAGTCCTGAGCAATTGTACTCACAGCAGCAGTTGTTGAAGCAAATTGAGAGCCTGGAACCTGAATACAGTGAACCCTTGATCCTGCAAATTATCGGCGGTTTTAGCGGTGACGAAATTGCGCAATTGTTGTCTCTGAATCTCAATACAGTAAACACCCGTTTGTTCCGCGCCCGTAAACAATTACGGGATTTGTTAAACCAGGAAAGCGTCAGGGAGCAAAAAAATGGATGA
- a CDS encoding Hsp20 family protein translates to MHTVDFTPLYRSFIGFDHLANLMDAAARNEKQPAYPPYNIEVTGEDQYRITMAIAGFDENELSIETEHNTLLVRGQKADKTEGRRFLHQGIAERNFERKFQLSDYIKVTGAQMSHGLLHIELVREVPEALKPRKISINQQSTVKVEPQLLNEHLAQVSNA, encoded by the coding sequence ATGCATACAGTAGATTTCACCCCACTTTACCGTTCATTTATTGGTTTTGATCATTTAGCTAACCTGATGGACGCCGCTGCACGCAATGAGAAGCAGCCTGCTTATCCACCTTACAATATCGAAGTGACAGGTGAAGATCAGTATCGTATTACCATGGCTATAGCCGGCTTTGATGAAAACGAGCTGTCGATTGAAACTGAACACAACACTTTGCTGGTTCGTGGTCAGAAAGCCGATAAAACTGAAGGTCGCCGTTTCCTGCATCAGGGCATAGCAGAGCGTAACTTTGAACGTAAGTTCCAGCTGTCTGATTATATTAAAGTGACCGGCGCTCAGATGAGCCATGGCCTGTTGCATATTGAGCTGGTACGTGAAGTACCTGAAGCGTTAAAACCACGCAAAATCAGCATCAACCAACAGTCGACGGTTAAGGTTGAACCTCAACTGCTGAATGAGCATTTAGCCCAGGTGAGTAATGCTTAA
- a CDS encoding DUF3379 domain-containing protein, with product MDELEVRRRLLTDPYHLTSEQQQQLQQDSDSQQFHQDVLELDQHIKLLLSPPVPKTLENALLMQQHKHKQQQQKRFYQNLVALAASVAFLAGFALNWSFFLYGSQSLGENSLAHVYHEEPYIQHMNTALSLSDVNAKLAEFDASLVENGHAVVYANFCNFRGTRSLHLVVETEQGLMTVFVVPKENSLEYEAEFHDDKYQGRSISSHKAILVMVSDKAEVLQQGERQLLNNLQFKA from the coding sequence ATGGATGAGTTAGAAGTTCGCCGTCGTTTGCTGACTGATCCCTATCATTTGACCTCTGAACAACAACAGCAGTTGCAGCAGGACTCCGATAGTCAGCAATTTCATCAGGATGTACTGGAGTTGGATCAGCACATCAAACTGTTGTTAAGCCCACCAGTGCCAAAAACTCTGGAAAATGCATTATTGATGCAACAGCACAAGCACAAACAACAACAGCAGAAGCGTTTTTATCAGAATCTGGTTGCGTTAGCTGCTTCTGTCGCGTTTTTAGCAGGTTTTGCACTGAACTGGTCGTTTTTTCTGTATGGCTCGCAAAGCCTCGGCGAAAACTCCCTTGCTCATGTGTACCACGAGGAACCCTATATCCAGCATATGAATACAGCTTTGTCTCTGTCCGACGTGAACGCCAAATTGGCTGAGTTTGATGCCAGCCTTGTTGAAAATGGCCATGCTGTAGTTTATGCGAACTTCTGTAACTTCCGTGGCACCCGTTCTTTGCATCTGGTTGTGGAGACAGAACAAGGCCTGATGACAGTGTTTGTGGTACCCAAAGAGAACTCATTGGAGTATGAAGCGGAGTTTCATGATGACAAATACCAGGGACGCAGCATTAGTAGCCATAAAGCTATTCTGGTGATGGTCAGTGATAAAGCTGAAGTACTGCAACAAGGTGAACGGCAACTGCTGAACAACCTGCAATTTAAAGCCTGA
- a CDS encoding DoxX family protein, with protein MIQQSILFYQKLVTQLQLLDFISLLLLRLYLTPVMMQAGWTKLQNFDSTLSWFANPDWGLGLPAPALMLSLVILLELGGGLALLLGLFTRLTALGLSMTMLVAMLTVHAKNGWLAIADASSWLADGTIFRNDAVMAAPKKLAKANEVLQQQPDYDWLISSGKLVVLNNGIEFAATYFVMLLMLVVYGAGRWLSLDYWLGRKAVLVTTTQETVA; from the coding sequence GTGATACAACAAAGTATCCTCTTTTATCAAAAACTAGTGACCCAACTACAGCTACTGGACTTTATTTCTTTGTTATTGCTGCGGCTGTATCTGACCCCTGTGATGATGCAGGCTGGCTGGACTAAGCTGCAAAACTTTGACAGTACCTTAAGCTGGTTCGCCAACCCGGATTGGGGTTTGGGTTTACCAGCTCCTGCGCTGATGTTGTCTTTAGTGATTCTGTTGGAACTTGGTGGTGGTTTAGCTTTGCTATTGGGGTTATTCACCCGACTGACTGCTTTGGGATTAAGTATGACTATGCTGGTGGCTATGCTGACAGTGCATGCAAAAAACGGCTGGCTGGCGATAGCCGATGCGTCAAGTTGGCTGGCCGACGGTACTATTTTTCGAAATGACGCTGTGATGGCAGCCCCGAAGAAGCTCGCCAAAGCGAATGAGGTTTTGCAGCAACAGCCTGACTACGATTGGCTTATCTCCAGCGGCAAATTGGTGGTGCTCAATAACGGTATTGAATTTGCTGCGACTTATTTTGTAATGCTACTGATGCTGGTTGTCTATGGGGCAGGGCGTTGGTTAAGTCTGGATTATTGGCTAGGTCGCAAAGCTGTTTTAGTGACAACAACACAGGAGACTGTAGCTTGA
- the adk gene encoding adenylate kinase, with translation MRIILLGAPGAGKGTQAQFLMNKYGIPQISTGDMLRAAIKEGSALGLAAKQVMDAGQLVSDDLIIGLVKERISKEDCAKGFLLDGFPRTIPQADAMKANGVVVDHVIEFDVPDDVIVERMSGRRVHPASGRVYHVSYNPPKVDGKDDLTGEDLVIREDDKEETVRKRLGIYHEQTELLVGYYRQEAEQGRTQYHYMVGTLPVEQVSAKLEALLG, from the coding sequence ATGCGTATTATTTTGTTGGGTGCCCCGGGTGCTGGTAAAGGAACTCAGGCGCAGTTTCTGATGAACAAGTATGGGATCCCACAAATTTCGACTGGTGACATGCTGCGTGCTGCCATCAAAGAGGGTAGTGCTTTAGGTCTGGCTGCCAAGCAGGTGATGGATGCAGGCCAGCTTGTGTCTGATGACTTAATTATTGGTTTAGTGAAAGAACGTATCAGTAAAGAAGATTGTGCTAAAGGCTTCTTACTGGATGGTTTTCCGCGCACTATTCCACAAGCTGACGCCATGAAAGCTAACGGCGTGGTGGTTGATCATGTGATTGAATTTGATGTGCCGGATGACGTGATTGTTGAGCGTATGAGCGGCCGTCGTGTGCACCCTGCTTCAGGACGTGTCTATCATGTCAGCTACAATCCGCCAAAAGTGGATGGTAAAGATGATCTGACCGGCGAAGATTTAGTGATCCGTGAAGACGACAAAGAAGAAACTGTGCGTAAGCGTTTAGGTATTTATCACGAGCAGACTGAACTGCTGGTTGGTTATTACCGTCAAGAGGCCGAACAGGGCCGCACTCAGTACCACTATATGGTTGGTACCTTGCCAGTTGAGCAAGTCAGTGCAAAACTTGAAGCCTTGCTTGGTTAA
- the tpx gene encoding thiol peroxidase, translating into MSSNLIKTIVFSLALSPAAWAVDLNAQLPSRLSEVKAGNKAVELQGHQVQLQQQAPDFQVVDEKFKTIKLSDFKGKTVLISVVPSVDTGICSLQTKRFNQEVSKVSDNVVMMTISTDLPFAQKRYCAQEKVDQLLVLSDAVWRDFGSNYGLLIKDMGILARAVLIIDAKGNLAYQQLVPALAQEPDYAHSMAALAQITGKKS; encoded by the coding sequence ATGTCGTCAAATCTGATAAAAACCATCGTTTTTAGTTTAGCCCTGAGTCCAGCAGCCTGGGCTGTTGATTTAAATGCACAGTTGCCAAGCCGTTTATCCGAAGTAAAAGCCGGCAATAAGGCTGTCGAATTGCAAGGCCATCAGGTGCAGTTACAGCAACAGGCTCCAGATTTTCAGGTGGTGGACGAGAAGTTTAAAACTATCAAATTAAGCGATTTTAAAGGCAAAACTGTATTGATCAGCGTGGTGCCCAGTGTCGATACCGGCATTTGCTCGCTGCAAACCAAAAGATTTAATCAGGAAGTCAGCAAAGTGTCTGACAATGTGGTGATGATGACAATCTCTACCGACCTGCCCTTTGCACAAAAACGCTATTGCGCTCAGGAAAAAGTCGATCAGTTACTGGTGTTATCTGATGCGGTGTGGCGCGATTTTGGCAGTAATTACGGCTTATTAATTAAAGATATGGGCATTCTGGCTCGCGCCGTATTAATTATTGATGCGAAAGGGAATTTGGCCTATCAGCAGTTGGTTCCAGCCCTGGCACAAGAACCGGATTACGCACATAGCATGGCAGCCCTTGCGCAAATAACCGGCAAAAAATCTTAA
- a CDS encoding MAPEG family protein, with protein sequence MTLAITSFYAAILALLYVVLAGFVIRQRFKHRIGLGTGKEPQLLQTVRMHGNFAEYVPFLLILVALLELQQSPAWQLHLVAGLTLAGRVLHAIGLWRSSGTSVPRFLGMISTFAALIVGAVFLLAK encoded by the coding sequence GTGACTTTAGCTATTACCTCTTTTTACGCAGCTATTCTGGCACTGTTGTATGTTGTCTTGGCTGGTTTTGTGATCCGCCAGCGTTTTAAGCATAGAATTGGCCTGGGAACAGGTAAAGAACCGCAGCTGTTACAGACGGTGCGGATGCACGGCAACTTTGCTGAATATGTGCCGTTTTTACTTATTCTTGTTGCGCTACTGGAATTACAACAAAGCCCTGCCTGGCAACTGCATCTGGTGGCTGGTTTAACTTTAGCTGGACGAGTACTGCATGCAATAGGTTTGTGGCGCAGCAGCGGTACTTCGGTGCCTCGTTTCTTAGGCATGATTTCGACTTTCGCTGCACTTATTGTGGGTGCAGTGTTTTTACTGGCGAAGTAA
- a CDS encoding SpoVR family protein, with protein MSSVEQKQPLSDGPDWSFELLGQYQAEIERVAKLYKLDTYPNQIEVITAEQMMDAYSSVGMPIGYNHWSYGKKFIQTEQNYKRGFMGLAYEIVINSNPCIAYLMEENTMTMQALVMAHACYGHNSFFKNNYLFRTWTDASSIIDYLVFAKQYLSHCEEKYGISEVEDMLDSCHALMNYGVDRYKRPQKISMDEEQKRQKDREAYLQSQVNQLWKTIPNKGDLSAEHEYRFPSEPQENILYFIEKNAPLLKPWQREVVRIVRKISQYFYPQKQTQVMNEGWATFWHYTILQHMYQENLVTDKFILEVLHNHTNVVFQPEYHSKYYSGINPYALGYAMFTDLRRICEHPTEEDKEWFPDIAGSDWLETLHFAMQNFKDESFISQYLSPKIIRDFHLFAITDDDKESTLEVAAIHNAEGYQQIRQTLSAQYNLSNIEPNIQVYSADITGDRSLTLRFIPNQRIPLSDNFQQVLKHVHRLWGFNVQLEQLNEDGSVKLLGSCPLRL; from the coding sequence ATGTCTTCTGTTGAACAAAAACAACCTTTATCCGACGGCCCGGACTGGAGCTTTGAATTATTAGGCCAGTATCAGGCAGAAATTGAACGGGTTGCCAAACTCTATAAGCTGGACACCTACCCCAACCAGATTGAGGTTATTACCGCCGAACAAATGATGGACGCTTATTCCAGTGTCGGCATGCCTATTGGTTATAACCACTGGTCGTACGGCAAAAAATTTATCCAAACCGAACAGAACTACAAACGTGGTTTTATGGGGCTGGCGTATGAGATTGTGATTAACTCCAATCCTTGTATTGCGTATCTGATGGAAGAAAACACTATGACAATGCAGGCGCTGGTGATGGCGCATGCCTGTTATGGTCATAACTCTTTTTTTAAAAACAATTACTTATTTCGTACCTGGACTGATGCGTCGTCCATTATCGATTATCTGGTGTTCGCCAAACAGTATTTAAGTCACTGTGAAGAAAAATACGGTATCAGTGAAGTGGAAGATATGCTGGATTCTTGCCATGCGCTGATGAATTACGGTGTCGACAGATACAAAAGACCACAAAAAATCTCGATGGACGAAGAGCAAAAACGCCAGAAAGACCGTGAAGCTTATCTACAGTCACAGGTGAATCAGCTGTGGAAAACCATTCCGAATAAAGGCGATTTATCTGCAGAGCATGAGTACCGTTTTCCATCTGAACCACAGGAAAACATTTTGTACTTTATTGAAAAAAATGCCCCACTGCTCAAACCCTGGCAACGTGAGGTAGTGCGTATAGTACGGAAAATTTCGCAGTATTTTTACCCGCAAAAACAAACACAAGTCATGAATGAAGGCTGGGCAACCTTCTGGCACTACACCATATTGCAGCATATGTATCAGGAGAACTTAGTCACCGACAAGTTTATTCTGGAAGTGCTGCATAACCACACCAATGTAGTGTTTCAACCTGAATACCACAGCAAATATTATTCAGGTATTAACCCTTATGCGCTGGGCTATGCCATGTTTACCGACTTGCGCCGTATTTGCGAGCACCCAACCGAAGAAGACAAAGAATGGTTTCCGGATATTGCAGGCTCAGACTGGTTGGAAACTTTGCATTTTGCCATGCAAAACTTTAAAGATGAGAGTTTTATCAGCCAGTATTTATCACCCAAAATTATCCGGGACTTTCATTTATTCGCCATTACAGACGATGACAAAGAAAGCACATTGGAAGTGGCCGCTATCCATAACGCTGAAGGCTACCAGCAAATCCGCCAGACCTTGTCAGCTCAGTATAACTTAAGCAATATTGAACCCAATATTCAGGTGTACAGTGCGGATATCACAGGGGATCGTAGCCTAACCTTACGATTTATTCCGAATCAGCGTATTCCGCTGTCAGACAATTTCCAGCAGGTACTGAAGCATGTGCACCGGTTGTGGGGCTTTAATGTGCAACTGGAGCAATTAAACGAAGATGGTAGCGTGAAACTATTAGGGAGCTGCCCGCTTAGATTGTAA